A DNA window from Iodobacter ciconiae contains the following coding sequences:
- a CDS encoding RHS repeat-associated core domain-containing protein, whose protein sequence is MRLIESIKMKKYGSQRLLALVFFLTAAIGPVLTQAQSVPSSSMGVSVSLPNGYANISPQSMRLMSTTGEVRWVRMWDGQEWKFQPQWESLSQSWKNLTGSQSADTTAGTVSSGGMAALSSGSGSGGGCWVWVDEDWQPSSGGGTVLIGGIPEAGPMLAARTTPFNRLMGEARVDYPPVQRVSVDYASLCAGSSISGSNSFRDTEGIRRINELYLGDSGRYAFNNRSILEKRAVQQLSTSPAVSAYSQLASGRVTLSAQTNHKGFRWVDRGGDWIDYNTQGQVVAYGDRNANTVWMFRDTNGILRGVVDANGRVLWSLHYTGELLTEVKDYPASGITGDLPSRSVKYQYDDKNRLIKVTDVRGNVTQYDYDAGNRITKVTDPEGRVEQLVYSGDTVKQRIAPDGGVTDYIFDYDDTNKQFVSKISGPETSAGRRVDDFTHNRVGKLVRQVVNGRTEAEVRYDTGAHAEIATNARGFVTRTTTNEFDQITEVIHPDGAVTKHTYSALHLRMTEKTDELGIKTQYQYDTRGNLLKKVEGAGKADERITEYTRNSLGQPISISRKGRAETNGIITADATWQFTFDAQGKISQTTDPEGHVRRYQYDRSGNLIAYTDPLGKVTRYEVDADGNLIKETNPLGHSRSYVYDKVGNLISETDARGKATLMAFDAMNRSLQSTSPIGGVAKVQYNAQGLPIAETDEDGRRNQIEYDNFQRLTQQIDGKGNITSHEYTLADGSGGTMGSLFAPTQTRYPTYAEQKRFDAGERLTSHTILNPTPLGTEGLINTNKYDKGGRVTETTNPDGKTNYFAYDAYGRTTRFTNSLGESVELTWDVRSNLIQVKDAKGNTTRFEYDRANRLVKETLPLGQVTAYTFDAKGNRQSVTDPAGNRTQYSYDAADRPTKTEVFVAGANSASLTYTFAHDENDQLTGWSDGTKSATYTYDDAGRKTGETVNYGNSVSLSYVYTYTSAGYVKSLTYPDGTQVDYSFDAHGELGGISIPGEGNFSVNEWNWVAPKKLTFPGGSTREMSHDGLLKMTGLKVKNPGQQTIFEIANQYGKRDQITQKALTDATGISSNTLTQQYRYDDEQRLTQVSRDMGGLFGQSLETFGFDAVGNRTSHSVVNGTLTYDANNRLIQRGTGSNAIAYQYDANGNLNQQTTGSSGSIGSIRKYQYDPLNRLIAIRDGADQLVAQYEYDPFDLRLVKTLYRDETGQPLATPKRIHYLYSDDGLIAEANAQAQVTTQYGWKPNGQWSTDPVFIKTTILGTQGNSAQTAYAYFHNDHLGTPLRATNQAGELVWRAEHSSLGVATLSPDNRLTNNLRYAGQYFDTESGLHYNTRRYYDPIAGRYITQDPIGIAGGWNLYDYANGDPANQLDPKGEWVWVVINVAMTVYDLYTEYQQYKETGCIDWTRLIPMPKWIPRLKWLPKRIRKCSNPCECLMGGGGKNSFTPDTLVHALDEHGQATLKPIASLKLGDKVLAKSEWKAQGENLSYELITDIISTPNQEQKWVDITLQDGKTITATQGHPFNTPEGWRDAVMLKKGDKLTLKGDVDSDRMLEITSVTHRTETQTTYNLEVANAHTFFVGAEGVLVHNGMFPRPVKNKGRQENYDTYGRYQCEQCGVECVLPKRHKKGERPPDNEAHGDHIEPAALGGPDTLDNFQLLCRKCNLAKGAKP, encoded by the coding sequence AAGCCTCTCGCAGAGTTGGAAAAATCTTACCGGCAGCCAAAGCGCAGACACCACAGCAGGCACTGTCTCCAGTGGGGGGATGGCTGCTTTGTCTTCGGGGAGCGGCTCTGGAGGAGGGTGCTGGGTTTGGGTAGATGAAGACTGGCAACCCTCGTCCGGTGGCGGCACAGTGTTGATTGGGGGCATCCCCGAAGCGGGTCCCATGCTGGCGGCACGTACTACTCCGTTTAACCGGCTAATGGGCGAAGCCCGTGTGGATTACCCGCCAGTTCAGCGCGTCAGTGTAGATTACGCCAGCCTCTGCGCAGGTTCCAGTATTAGTGGGAGTAATAGTTTTAGGGATACTGAAGGTATCCGTCGTATCAATGAACTCTATCTGGGAGACAGCGGGCGTTACGCCTTCAACAATCGCAGCATTCTCGAAAAGCGTGCTGTGCAGCAACTGTCCACTTCCCCAGCAGTTAGCGCATATAGCCAACTGGCCAGCGGGCGCGTCACGCTTAGTGCGCAGACTAATCACAAAGGCTTTCGATGGGTTGATCGGGGAGGGGACTGGATCGACTACAACACCCAAGGCCAGGTAGTAGCCTATGGAGACCGTAATGCTAATACCGTTTGGATGTTTCGCGACACAAATGGCATCCTGCGAGGCGTGGTGGATGCTAATGGCAGGGTACTTTGGAGCCTGCACTACACGGGAGAACTACTTACCGAAGTTAAAGACTATCCAGCCAGTGGCATTACGGGTGATTTACCCAGTCGCAGTGTTAAATATCAGTACGATGACAAAAATCGCCTTATCAAGGTCACTGACGTGCGCGGTAATGTCACCCAGTATGACTACGATGCTGGCAACCGTATCACTAAGGTTACTGATCCGGAAGGCCGGGTGGAGCAACTGGTTTACAGTGGCGACACTGTCAAGCAGCGCATCGCACCTGATGGTGGGGTGACCGATTACATATTTGATTACGACGATACTAACAAACAGTTTGTTAGCAAGATTAGCGGGCCTGAAACCTCAGCAGGCAGGCGTGTGGACGATTTTACTCATAACAGGGTGGGCAAGCTGGTACGGCAAGTTGTTAACGGACGCACGGAAGCTGAGGTGCGCTACGATACAGGCGCACATGCCGAAATTGCAACGAATGCCCGTGGTTTTGTGACACGTACTACCACTAATGAATTTGATCAGATCACAGAAGTAATCCATCCGGATGGTGCAGTTACAAAACACACTTATTCGGCGTTGCATTTGCGTATGACTGAGAAAACCGACGAGCTCGGCATCAAGACCCAGTACCAGTACGACACACGCGGTAATTTGCTCAAAAAGGTCGAAGGTGCAGGAAAAGCTGATGAGCGTATTACTGAATACACCCGCAATAGTCTGGGGCAACCTATTAGTATCTCTCGCAAAGGTCGTGCTGAGACCAACGGAATTATTACTGCAGATGCCACCTGGCAGTTTACTTTTGACGCTCAAGGCAAAATTAGCCAAACCACTGACCCTGAGGGGCATGTCCGGCGCTATCAGTATGATCGCTCTGGTAATTTAATTGCTTACACCGATCCTTTAGGTAAGGTTACTCGGTACGAGGTGGATGCAGACGGCAACCTTATTAAAGAGACTAACCCACTGGGGCATAGCCGCAGCTATGTTTACGACAAGGTTGGTAATCTCATCAGTGAGACCGATGCCCGTGGCAAAGCCACGTTGATGGCTTTTGATGCCATGAATCGGAGTCTGCAAAGCACCAGCCCCATTGGGGGGGTGGCTAAGGTGCAATACAACGCCCAAGGATTGCCAATTGCAGAAACCGACGAGGATGGTCGGCGTAACCAGATTGAGTACGACAACTTTCAGCGCCTGACACAGCAAATCGATGGTAAAGGCAATATCACGAGTCATGAATACACCTTGGCCGATGGTAGCGGCGGTACTATGGGGTCTTTGTTTGCTCCCACGCAGACTCGCTACCCCACTTATGCCGAGCAAAAACGCTTTGATGCTGGTGAGCGTCTGACCAGTCACACCATACTCAACCCTACCCCTTTGGGTACTGAAGGGCTGATCAACACCAATAAATACGACAAGGGTGGGCGCGTCACCGAGACCACTAATCCTGACGGCAAGACCAACTACTTTGCGTACGACGCCTATGGCCGCACCACACGTTTCACTAATTCGCTAGGCGAGTCGGTAGAGCTCACCTGGGATGTGCGCAGTAACCTCATTCAAGTCAAGGATGCAAAAGGCAACACCACCAGGTTTGAATATGACCGCGCCAACCGCTTGGTCAAAGAGACCTTGCCGCTCGGCCAGGTGACGGCCTATACCTTTGATGCCAAAGGCAACCGCCAAAGCGTTACTGATCCGGCAGGCAACCGTACCCAGTACAGCTATGATGCAGCGGATCGTCCTACCAAGACGGAGGTTTTTGTTGCAGGAGCCAACAGTGCCAGCCTCACCTACACCTTCGCCCACGATGAAAACGACCAGCTCACCGGCTGGAGTGATGGCACCAAAAGCGCGACTTATACCTACGACGACGCGGGCCGCAAAACTGGGGAAACCGTCAACTACGGTAACAGTGTCAGTCTGAGCTACGTTTACACCTACACCTCGGCAGGCTACGTCAAAAGCCTCACCTATCCCGATGGCACACAGGTCGATTACAGCTTTGACGCCCATGGCGAGCTGGGCGGCATCAGTATCCCCGGCGAAGGCAACTTCAGCGTCAACGAATGGAACTGGGTCGCGCCCAAGAAGCTCACTTTCCCGGGCGGCAGTACCCGAGAAATGAGCCATGACGGCCTGCTTAAAATGACCGGGCTCAAAGTCAAGAACCCAGGTCAGCAGACCATCTTTGAAATTGCCAACCAATACGGCAAGCGCGATCAAATTACCCAGAAAGCACTCACTGATGCTACGGGCATCAGCAGCAACACCCTGACCCAGCAATACCGCTACGATGATGAGCAACGCCTGACCCAAGTGAGCCGCGACATGGGTGGTCTGTTCGGGCAAAGCCTTGAAACCTTTGGGTTTGATGCCGTAGGCAATCGCACTAGCCACAGCGTGGTCAATGGTACACTCACTTATGACGCTAACAACCGCCTGATTCAGCGCGGTACTGGCAGCAATGCCATAGCCTACCAGTACGATGCCAACGGTAACCTCAACCAACAAACTACGGGTAGTAGCGGTAGTATCGGCAGCATTCGTAAATACCAATACGACCCGCTCAACCGTCTCATCGCTATCCGTGATGGCGCAGACCAATTGGTCGCGCAGTACGAGTACGACCCCTTCGATCTGCGTCTGGTCAAAACCCTGTACCGTGACGAAACCGGTCAGCCGCTGGCTACCCCCAAGCGCATTCACTATCTGTACAGCGATGACGGGCTGATCGCCGAAGCCAATGCCCAAGCTCAAGTCACCACCCAATATGGCTGGAAGCCCAATGGGCAGTGGAGCACCGATCCCGTTTTTATCAAAACTACCATTCTGGGTACGCAAGGCAATTCGGCGCAAACTGCCTACGCCTACTTCCACAACGACCACCTGGGCACCCCACTGCGTGCCACTAATCAGGCGGGCGAACTTGTCTGGCGTGCTGAGCATAGTAGCTTAGGTGTTGCTACTCTTTCACCTGATAATCGTCTTACAAACAATCTGCGCTACGCTGGTCAGTACTTTGACACCGAGAGCGGCCTGCACTATAACACTCGGCGTTATTACGACCCTATTGCTGGGCGCTACATTACCCAAGATCCGATTGGCATAGCAGGCGGCTGGAACCTCTATGACTACGCCAATGGCGACCCGGCCAATCAACTCGATCCCAAAGGCGAATGGGTGTGGGTGGTCATCAATGTGGCGATGACGGTATACGACCTCTACACCGAATACCAACAATACAAAGAAACGGGTTGTATTGACTGGACGCGTCTTATCCCAATGCCCAAGTGGATTCCGCGGCTCAAGTGGCTCCCAAAACGCATCCGTAAGTGTAGCAACCCCTGCGAATGTCTGATGGGCGGTGGCGGTAAGAATAGCTTTACCCCGGACACCCTGGTTCATGCCCTGGATGAACATGGTCAGGCCACGCTCAAACCAATTGCCAGTCTGAAGCTGGGCGACAAAGTGCTGGCCAAGAGCGAGTGGAAGGCACAAGGCGAGAATCTGTCTTACGAGCTCATTACCGACATCATCAGTACACCCAACCAAGAGCAGAAGTGGGTGGACATCACCCTGCAAGACGGTAAGACCATTACTGCTACCCAAGGGCATCCGTTCAATACGCCCGAGGGATGGCGTGACGCGGTGATGCTGAAGAAGGGCGACAAACTGACACTCAAGGGCGATGTTGATTCAGATCGAATGCTGGAAATTACCAGCGTCACCCACCGCACCGAGACCCAAACCACCTACAACCTGGAAGTGGCCAATGCGCATACTTTCTTTGTGGGGGCGGAGGGGGTGTTGGTGCATAACGGCATGTTTCCACGACCCGTAAAAAATAAAGGTCGCCAAGAAAATTACGATACATATGGCCGTTATCAATGTGAGCAATGTGGGGTTGAGTGCGTTCTACCTAAGCGCCACAAAAAAGGGGAGCGCCCTCCAGATAATGAAGCACATGGCGATCACATCGAGCCTGCTGCATTGGGTGGCCCGGATACTTTGGATAACTTCCAATTGCTTTGCCGTAAATGTAATTTGGCGAAAGGAGCAAAACCATGA
- a CDS encoding DUF4265 domain-containing protein, with amino-acid sequence MTLGSESLLKVVFSVDTGDGPLPKLKKESIWGEPKGKRKAVLRNVPFFACNVALGDLIEFKTESNEHVFICVREPSSNSTVHCFCFNPPLLAIVKTALLTVGCTIEIGPIPEYLAINVPSVQAANCIKALMIEHAASEQLCFQVSCSRHPDVLEEKFEDDSA; translated from the coding sequence ATGACACTAGGCTCCGAAAGTTTGTTGAAAGTGGTTTTCTCCGTTGATACAGGGGATGGGCCACTGCCAAAACTCAAAAAAGAGTCAATCTGGGGAGAGCCAAAAGGAAAACGTAAGGCCGTTTTGAGGAATGTTCCATTTTTTGCTTGTAATGTGGCCTTGGGTGATTTGATTGAATTCAAGACCGAAAGCAATGAACATGTATTTATATGCGTTCGCGAGCCAAGCTCAAACTCGACGGTGCACTGCTTTTGTTTTAATCCACCACTATTGGCCATCGTCAAGACAGCGTTGCTAACTGTTGGTTGCACTATTGAGATCGGCCCGATTCCTGAATACCTTGCTATTAATGTTCCATCAGTCCAGGCTGCAAATTGCATCAAGGCTTTAATGATTGAACATGCAGCCTCAGAGCAGTTGTGCTTTCAGGTTTCTTGCAGCCGACACCCGGATGTGTTGGAAGAGAAATTTGAGGACGATTCCGCATGA
- a CDS encoding glutaredoxin family protein: protein MKNLIGLTLVILLASHIAWKQWGRDSASSDLTTTQIQQLAASVKAEEVVMYSTTECPHCREAKGWLAQNGFAFTECNMSNDPRCEVEFKTYGADGTPFLVIRRGGKERHMKDGFDSDEFLAALRG from the coding sequence ATGAAAAACCTCATCGGCTTGACTCTGGTCATCCTACTCGCCAGCCACATTGCTTGGAAACAATGGGGCCGCGATAGTGCCTCATCAGACTTGACCACTACCCAAATCCAGCAGCTTGCCGCCAGCGTCAAAGCCGAAGAAGTGGTTATGTACAGCACCACCGAGTGCCCGCATTGCAGAGAAGCCAAAGGCTGGCTGGCGCAAAACGGCTTTGCCTTCACCGAATGCAACATGAGCAACGATCCGCGCTGCGAGGTCGAGTTCAAAACCTATGGTGCCGATGGCACCCCATTTCTGGTGATCCGGCGCGGCGGCAAAGAGCGCCACATGAAAGACGGGTTTGACTCCGATGAATTTTTAGCGGCATTGCGGGGTTGA
- a CDS encoding Ig-like domain-containing protein, whose amino-acid sequence MTEGMNDATSALSQHASPQGHSTYALSADKERFGNTQRHGWHRAWARSWGVLSLLTLLSTSPAWAQETVCARVKIEIKQELTLERQAFDAEMKINNTTDTGVIENVAVEVRITDEAGTPVLVTDNPNDLSAKFFVRLSGKQNIAAVDGSGTVNPKTTSTINWLIIPAPGSAGINPLGKKYLVGATLKYKFGGEETVLNVAPDVITVKPLPLLSLDYFLTQDVWADDPLTTTIEPIEPFTLGVRIKNNGHATARNIKIDSAQPKIIENNQGLLINFLLTGSYVNDAPAQNTLLINFGDIASGTSKMGRWNMETTLAGKFTEFTARFSHADELGGALTSILQATNAHFLIRDVRVDLPGRDYVRDFLARDGDVIRIYESDGPDTEVTDRSSVATLTAGTGNNGNVSYKLGFPATAGFAYVRLPDPFKGNKALGRIVRSDAKQLLPENVWLSKTRNEQTKQWEYWVNFFDVNTTGQYDSEFQAPPPVALPPVVQFIPDRVVKEGKQVSFLAEASSPDSRAVNLTAAPLPAGATFTLQAVDVASPGMRRAIFDWTPATGSAGTYLITYTASDGTLSAARSATVKVEVDTPPPGPGTPTIDSPLSGAQVTSLKPNLSVRTSSSAQDPSTQVQFELYADEAETQLVATATVPKAAAGSSDGHVVAMPTQWRVPADLTDNMPYWWRARTYDGTLYSSWSNGRFFVNTFNDPPDSFNLTSPAPGAEVSSLLPILSWTNSVDKDGDAVSYNVLVYKDAALTELVAEDHDLVQDSSGSTSWVLSTSLSNHVTYYWRVIAKDALGAQTPTVARAFVVNTGNTAPTSPVLANPVAGGQSSSTNTLLSIQNSSDVENDLITYVFEIDTVNTFDSADKRSSGPVIQGGLEPAG is encoded by the coding sequence ATGACTGAAGGCATGAATGACGCTACTTCCGCGCTGAGCCAGCACGCGAGTCCCCAAGGGCACAGCACCTATGCCTTATCCGCCGACAAAGAACGCTTCGGTAACACACAGCGTCATGGTTGGCATCGCGCATGGGCTCGGAGCTGGGGTGTGCTGTCGCTGCTCACATTGCTGTCCACATCGCCCGCCTGGGCGCAAGAAACCGTGTGTGCGCGGGTAAAAATCGAAATCAAGCAGGAGCTCACGCTGGAGCGTCAGGCTTTTGATGCTGAAATGAAAATTAATAACACCACGGATACCGGGGTGATTGAAAATGTGGCCGTCGAAGTCAGGATTACCGATGAGGCAGGAACACCAGTGCTTGTCACCGACAACCCTAATGATCTGTCTGCCAAATTTTTTGTACGTTTGTCCGGTAAACAGAATATTGCGGCAGTGGATGGCTCCGGTACTGTCAATCCCAAGACTACCAGTACTATCAACTGGCTCATCATCCCGGCTCCGGGCTCTGCGGGTATCAACCCTTTGGGTAAAAAATACCTGGTGGGGGCCACGCTCAAGTACAAGTTCGGAGGCGAGGAAACGGTGCTTAATGTGGCCCCCGATGTCATTACAGTTAAGCCACTGCCTCTCTTGAGTCTGGACTATTTCTTGACTCAGGATGTATGGGCTGACGATCCGCTGACTACGACGATTGAACCTATCGAACCCTTTACGCTGGGGGTGCGCATTAAAAATAATGGTCATGCCACGGCAAGGAATATCAAAATTGATTCTGCTCAACCCAAGATTATTGAAAACAATCAGGGCTTATTGATTAATTTTCTGCTTACCGGCAGCTACGTCAACGATGCCCCGGCGCAAAACACTCTGTTAATTAACTTTGGTGATATTGCTTCAGGCACCAGCAAGATGGGGCGCTGGAATATGGAAACCACTTTAGCGGGCAAATTCACCGAATTTACCGCCCGTTTTAGCCATGCCGATGAGCTGGGGGGGGCACTAACTTCGATTTTGCAGGCCACTAATGCACATTTTTTGATTCGTGATGTGCGCGTGGACTTGCCGGGGCGTGACTACGTCCGTGACTTTTTGGCGCGTGATGGTGATGTGATCCGCATATATGAATCGGATGGCCCCGATACTGAGGTGACTGATCGCAGCAGTGTAGCTACGCTTACAGCAGGCACTGGTAATAATGGTAATGTTAGTTACAAATTAGGCTTTCCTGCCACGGCTGGGTTTGCCTATGTGCGTTTGCCTGATCCCTTCAAAGGCAATAAGGCTTTGGGTAGAATCGTACGCTCGGATGCAAAGCAGTTGCTGCCTGAAAACGTATGGCTCTCTAAAACCCGCAATGAACAAACTAAACAGTGGGAATACTGGGTCAACTTCTTTGACGTGAACACCACGGGCCAGTACGACAGCGAATTCCAGGCCCCACCGCCGGTGGCCTTGCCGCCAGTGGTGCAGTTCATCCCTGATCGTGTAGTCAAGGAAGGCAAGCAAGTGTCCTTCCTGGCGGAAGCCAGCAGCCCTGATAGCCGTGCAGTTAATTTGACCGCAGCCCCATTGCCAGCAGGAGCCACTTTTACTCTGCAAGCGGTTGATGTGGCTAGCCCGGGTATGCGCCGTGCCATTTTTGACTGGACGCCTGCCACAGGAAGTGCGGGTACTTATCTGATTACTTACACCGCCAGCGACGGCACGCTCAGTGCGGCGCGTTCGGCTACTGTCAAAGTGGAAGTAGATACCCCGCCGCCGGGACCAGGTACTCCCACGATTGACTCGCCTCTATCTGGAGCACAGGTCACCAGCCTGAAGCCTAACCTGTCTGTACGGACTTCAAGCAGTGCACAGGATCCTTCCACACAGGTGCAGTTTGAGTTATACGCCGATGAGGCTGAGACCCAACTTGTAGCTACTGCCACAGTGCCTAAGGCAGCTGCAGGAAGCTCGGATGGTCATGTTGTGGCTATGCCCACCCAATGGCGAGTACCTGCAGATTTGACTGACAACATGCCCTATTGGTGGCGAGCTCGTACTTATGACGGCACCTTGTACAGCTCCTGGTCGAATGGCCGTTTCTTTGTCAATACCTTCAATGACCCACCAGATAGTTTTAATTTGACCAGCCCGGCACCTGGTGCCGAGGTTTCCAGCCTGTTGCCCATATTGAGCTGGACCAACAGTGTGGACAAAGACGGCGATGCGGTTAGTTACAACGTGCTGGTGTACAAAGATGCAGCGCTGACCGAATTGGTGGCTGAGGATCACGATCTGGTTCAAGATTCCAGTGGTAGTACAAGCTGGGTGCTGAGTACATCATTAAGTAATCATGTGACTTACTACTGGCGTGTAATAGCTAAGGATGCCCTGGGTGCACAAACGCCGACAGTAGCCCGTGCCTTTGTTGTCAACACAGGCAATACGGCGCCTACTTCACCTGTACTGGCAAACCCGGTAGCGGGCGGACAAAGCAGCAGCACCAATACATTGCTCAGCATACAAAACAGCAGTGATGTCGAGAATGATCTGATTACTTATGTATTTGAAATTGATACTGTCAATACCTTTGATTCGGCGGATAAACGTAGCTCGGGCCCCGTGATTCAAGGGGGGCTGGAACCGGCTGGATAA
- the gspG gene encoding type II secretion system major pseudopilin GspG produces MSLKHQRGSTPVYMRGFTLLELLVVIVIIGLLAAYVGPRYFAQLGKSERSTAKAQIEGLGKALDAYRLDTGYYPSTEQGLNALVVRPNDEPKWNGPYLQKTVPPDPWGRPYVYRSPSQTGDFDLLSFSKDGQAGGEGDGADVSYR; encoded by the coding sequence ATGAGTTTGAAACACCAAAGGGGTTCGACACCAGTGTATATGCGCGGGTTTACACTGCTTGAGTTGCTGGTGGTTATTGTCATCATTGGTTTACTGGCTGCCTATGTTGGTCCGCGTTATTTTGCTCAGCTGGGAAAGTCTGAGCGCAGTACAGCCAAGGCGCAGATTGAGGGTCTGGGCAAGGCTCTGGATGCGTACCGCTTGGACACTGGCTATTACCCGAGCACCGAGCAAGGGCTCAATGCTTTGGTTGTACGGCCTAACGATGAGCCCAAATGGAATGGGCCATACCTGCAAAAGACCGTACCCCCTGACCCGTGGGGACGGCCCTATGTTTATCGCTCACCTAGCCAAACAGGTGATTTCGATTTGCTTTCTTTTAGCAAGGATGGTCAAGCAGGGGGTGAGGGAGACGGTGCTGATGTGTCATATCGCTGA
- a CDS encoding type II secretion system F family protein: protein MTGLHHSPAPRSLVHQSETPPALGTATLRLKVQGSGDVIQTLDFPGISLSEATRRAAARGLTVLAVESMSVVNANTSLSTGRYVFPLLLFSQELMALLDAGLNLTEALSTLVAKERQVDTRAVLQQILQTLQEGRNFSDVLTIHAQHFPAVYVATVRASERTGDLPQALSRYIAYQIQFEILRKKLVSAAIYPAMLLAVGGLVTLFLLGYVVPRFSVVYESSGRDLPWLSSILLSFGKWIYTYWPQALVLLGTVTAVLIWCLSRQNVRGWLLNQFLRLPLLSVQAGAFRLARFYRAVSLLLAAGIPLARALEMVSGLLSPAQQAALAKSRLAIEQGQSLSVALAANGLSTPVADSLIKVGERSGQMTQMLERTASFADEEFARWIDWASRLLEPLLMVVIGVVIGTVVVLMYLPIFELAGSLQ from the coding sequence ATGACCGGTTTACACCATTCACCAGCACCCCGCTCACTAGTACACCAATCTGAAACGCCTCCTGCTCTGGGTACGGCTACTCTGCGCCTCAAAGTTCAGGGGAGCGGCGACGTGATACAGACTCTGGATTTTCCGGGAATTTCACTGTCTGAGGCCACACGCCGTGCAGCGGCCCGTGGTTTGACGGTGCTGGCTGTAGAGTCCATGAGTGTTGTGAACGCCAATACATCCTTAAGTACTGGACGATACGTTTTTCCGCTATTGCTGTTCAGTCAGGAGCTTATGGCGCTGCTGGATGCCGGGTTGAATCTGACAGAGGCTTTAAGTACTCTGGTCGCTAAGGAGCGCCAGGTTGATACGCGGGCTGTACTGCAGCAAATATTACAAACACTGCAAGAAGGTCGTAACTTTTCCGATGTGTTGACAATACATGCTCAGCATTTTCCTGCAGTGTATGTGGCAACTGTGCGCGCCTCGGAGCGAACGGGTGACTTGCCACAAGCGTTATCTCGCTATATCGCTTATCAGATTCAATTTGAGATATTGCGTAAAAAACTGGTCTCGGCGGCCATTTATCCAGCCATGTTATTAGCCGTTGGCGGTTTGGTAACCTTGTTTCTCTTGGGTTATGTGGTACCGCGTTTTTCGGTGGTGTATGAATCATCTGGTCGTGATTTGCCGTGGCTATCGAGTATCTTGTTGTCATTTGGCAAATGGATATATACCTATTGGCCACAGGCACTAGTGCTATTGGGAACAGTAACTGCAGTTTTGATTTGGTGTTTGAGTCGGCAAAATGTAAGGGGTTGGCTACTGAACCAATTTTTGCGCTTGCCTTTATTGTCTGTTCAAGCTGGGGCCTTTCGGCTGGCCCGGTTTTACCGGGCGGTAAGTCTGCTGCTTGCAGCAGGCATTCCCTTGGCACGGGCACTGGAAATGGTGTCGGGCTTGCTAAGCCCTGCACAACAGGCGGCATTGGCAAAGAGCCGTCTCGCCATTGAACAGGGCCAGTCTCTGTCTGTGGCTTTAGCGGCTAATGGCTTGTCTACGCCGGTCGCAGATTCGCTAATCAAGGTGGGAGAGCGCTCCGGCCAGATGACGCAGATGCTGGAACGGACTGCTTCCTTTGCAGATGAAGAGTTTGCACGTTGGATTGATTGGGCTTCACGCCTATTGGAGCCACTTTTGATGGTTGTCATTGGCGTGGTGATTGGTACAGTCGTTGTATTGATGTACCTGCCAATTTTTGAGCTGGCGGGAAGTTTACAATGA